Proteins from one Brevibacillus humidisoli genomic window:
- the rapZ gene encoding RNase adapter RapZ: MITGMSGAGKTTAVQSLEDLGFFCVDNLPPVLIPKFAELIRQSGGGIERVALVIDLRGREFFDSLSEAIDKLSGMHGISFQILYLDANDQTLVMRYKETRRRHPLSPEGSLLEGIHSERRMLQELKGLASQIIDTSQMKPGQLREKIISQYGQQGNQLTINLMSFGFKYGIPIDADLVFDVRFLPNPHYVKHLRPKTGCDQEVAEYVMKWSETQEFINKLLDFLQYTLPHYQREGKSQLVIGIGCTGGKHRSVAIAEHVGEAFVKEFPVRVTHRDMEKNK; encoded by the coding sequence ATGATCACGGGCATGTCCGGCGCTGGAAAGACGACGGCGGTGCAAAGTCTGGAGGATCTTGGCTTTTTTTGTGTCGACAACTTGCCACCGGTTCTGATCCCCAAGTTCGCAGAGTTGATCAGACAGTCAGGGGGCGGCATCGAACGTGTCGCATTGGTGATTGATCTGCGTGGTCGTGAGTTTTTTGACAGTTTGTCTGAAGCCATCGATAAGTTATCGGGAATGCACGGGATTTCGTTTCAAATCTTGTACCTTGATGCCAATGATCAGACACTGGTCATGCGTTATAAGGAGACGCGACGGCGGCATCCCCTCTCGCCTGAGGGCTCTCTTTTGGAAGGAATCCATTCCGAACGGCGCATGCTTCAAGAATTAAAAGGATTGGCCAGCCAGATTATCGATACCAGTCAGATGAAGCCTGGCCAGCTGCGTGAAAAAATCATTAGCCAGTACGGGCAGCAAGGAAACCAACTGACGATCAACCTGATGTCATTCGGATTTAAATACGGCATTCCGATTGACGCTGATCTTGTGTTTGATGTTCGCTTTTTGCCCAATCCGCATTATGTAAAGCATCTTCGTCCCAAAACCGGATGTGATCAGGAAGTAGCGGAGTATGTGATGAAGTGGAGCGAGACACAGGAATTCATCAACAAACTGCTCGATTTTCTACAGTACACGCTGCCCCATTATCAGCGAGAGGGGAAAAGTCAGCTGGTCATTGGGATCGGATGTACAGGGGGAAAACACCGATCGGTCGCTATCGCCGAGCATGTGGGCGAGGCGTTTGTCAAAGAGTTTCCAGTTCGGGTCACACACCGTGACATGGAGAAGAATAAATAA
- the trxB gene encoding thioredoxin-disulfide reductase, producing the protein MSEQKVYDVIIAGAGPAGMTAAVYTSRANMSTLMIERGIPGGQMANTEDIENYPGFDHILGPDLSTKMYEHAQKFGAEYAYGEIKEIQNSEPYKKVITSDGTEYLAKSVIVATGAEHRLLGAPGEKELSGRGVSYCAVCDGAFFRGKELVVVGGGDSAVEEAVFLTRFATKVTIIHRRDQFRAQKILQKRAFENEKIDVIWDTEVKEIRGDGVVQSVLLENRKTGEQREFETNGVFIYIGMDPLTSSVANLGITNAAGYIETDEMMRTKVPGIFAAGDVREKTLRQIVTATGDGSIAAQSAQHYVENLNERLQAENVTIS; encoded by the coding sequence ATGAGTGAGCAAAAAGTATACGATGTGATTATTGCAGGTGCAGGACCGGCCGGCATGACAGCCGCCGTATATACGTCTCGGGCTAATATGTCAACATTGATGATCGAGCGTGGCATTCCCGGCGGACAGATGGCCAACACGGAGGATATTGAGAACTATCCGGGATTTGACCATATTCTCGGACCTGATCTTTCCACCAAGATGTATGAGCATGCCCAGAAATTCGGGGCAGAATATGCTTATGGCGAGATCAAAGAGATCCAAAACAGTGAGCCGTACAAGAAAGTGATCACCTCTGATGGCACGGAGTACCTGGCCAAATCCGTTATTGTTGCGACAGGTGCCGAACATCGTCTGTTGGGCGCACCGGGTGAAAAGGAACTCTCCGGACGGGGCGTCTCCTATTGTGCTGTATGTGACGGTGCTTTCTTCCGAGGAAAAGAGCTTGTCGTTGTCGGGGGCGGCGACTCTGCTGTCGAGGAAGCGGTATTTTTGACTCGTTTTGCGACCAAAGTGACCATTATCCACCGACGCGACCAATTCCGAGCCCAAAAAATCCTCCAGAAACGAGCCTTCGAGAATGAGAAGATCGATGTGATTTGGGATACAGAAGTGAAAGAGATACGTGGCGATGGAGTGGTCCAAAGCGTTCTGTTGGAAAACAGGAAAACCGGCGAGCAACGCGAGTTTGAGACCAACGGGGTCTTTATCTACATCGGTATGGATCCCCTCACCTCCAGTGTCGCCAACCTGGGGATCACCAATGCAGCAGGATATATCGAGACCGATGAGATGATGCGGACCAAAGTGCCTGGCATCTTCGCAGCGGGTGACGTACGTGAAAAAACACTGCGCCAAATCGTGACGGCCACCGGAGACGGTTCGATAGCGGCACAATCCGCTCAACACTACGTCGAAAACCTGAACGAGCGATTGCAAGCCGAAAACGTTACAATCTCTTAA
- a CDS encoding tetratricopeptide repeat protein — MKNSEGMKKRTVVAFERDASFFVQRGVRLAQRSEYEKAIKYFRRAVELEPTNANCLCHLASVLAEIGQFSESNDILHQIVEQTEPGMVEVYFYLANNYANMEDYQMAEEMALRYLQESVDGTFALEAEELLDYIYFELDIPPRGLEEESDNLHFKHEQARKSLEDGRFLEATELLQEVIQADDDFTPAWNNLALAYYYVGDFNRAMQTIEETLARDPGNLHALCNLAVLLSHHNRTGELAPLLEQLRKTVPLHHEQLYKLATTLGVLGQHKEAFRLYRRLFRFWGQHDACTYHYAAISAYQCGHQEQAIRWWQRAKQLDPDTGIADYYLHMVKEREEGNSIHEIPYQYQIPFKGSAFEHVEWTRSDELKSDPMIRASLLWAMQHGTAEVKKMVIQTLALIGDDEAEEALRRFCRTADDEYLLKLALVALSQMGAALPYEVGAFTVGEEADHVADCIRTCLSREEHAELRRWALLVWSAYCQYREDPPKTRKPEAWVAALEYLYGKLTSGKVTQKSLAAKYGLSQPTIAKCAKEISALDLHKF, encoded by the coding sequence ATGAAAAACAGTGAAGGTATGAAAAAAAGAACGGTAGTTGCATTCGAGCGAGACGCCAGCTTTTTTGTGCAGAGGGGTGTGCGTTTAGCGCAGCGCTCTGAGTATGAAAAAGCCATAAAATATTTTCGTCGGGCCGTCGAGTTGGAGCCGACGAATGCAAACTGTCTATGCCACCTGGCAAGCGTATTGGCCGAAATCGGTCAATTTTCAGAGTCAAATGATATATTGCATCAGATTGTAGAACAGACGGAGCCAGGAATGGTAGAAGTCTACTTTTATCTGGCTAACAATTATGCCAACATGGAAGATTACCAGATGGCTGAGGAGATGGCGCTTCGCTATCTGCAAGAGAGTGTTGACGGGACGTTTGCTTTGGAAGCCGAGGAATTGCTCGATTATATCTACTTTGAACTGGATATACCGCCACGCGGACTGGAAGAGGAGAGCGACAATCTTCATTTCAAACACGAACAGGCGAGAAAAAGCCTGGAAGATGGTCGCTTTCTGGAAGCGACGGAACTGCTCCAGGAAGTGATTCAAGCCGATGATGATTTTACCCCTGCTTGGAACAATTTGGCTCTTGCCTACTACTACGTCGGCGATTTTAACAGAGCGATGCAGACGATTGAAGAGACACTGGCACGTGATCCTGGGAATCTGCATGCCCTGTGCAACTTGGCGGTTCTTTTGTCCCATCATAATCGCACGGGAGAATTAGCCCCCTTGCTGGAACAGTTGAGAAAAACGGTACCTCTCCATCATGAGCAGCTTTACAAACTGGCTACTACGCTGGGAGTGCTTGGTCAGCATAAAGAAGCATTCCGACTATATCGGCGGTTGTTCCGCTTCTGGGGACAGCACGATGCATGCACGTATCACTACGCAGCGATCTCCGCTTATCAATGCGGACATCAGGAGCAAGCGATCCGCTGGTGGCAAAGGGCAAAACAGCTGGACCCTGATACGGGGATTGCCGACTACTATTTGCATATGGTAAAAGAGCGCGAAGAAGGAAACAGTATACATGAGATCCCGTATCAGTACCAAATCCCGTTTAAGGGGAGCGCGTTTGAACACGTAGAATGGACGCGTTCAGATGAGTTGAAGTCTGACCCGATGATCCGGGCGTCACTGCTGTGGGCGATGCAGCACGGTACGGCTGAGGTTAAGAAAATGGTGATTCAGACACTGGCGTTAATCGGAGATGATGAGGCGGAAGAGGCCCTGCGCCGCTTTTGCCGTACGGCAGACGACGAGTACCTGCTCAAACTTGCCTTGGTGGCACTGAGTCAAATGGGGGCCGCTCTCCCTTACGAGGTGGGTGCCTTTACAGTTGGTGAAGAGGCCGACCACGTCGCTGACTGCATCCGCACTTGTTTGAGCAGAGAGGAGCACGCGGAGCTGCGTAGATGGGCACTGCTGGTTTGGTCGGCATACTGCCAATATCGGGAGGATCCCCCAAAAACACGCAAGCCGGAAGCGTGGGTTGCCGCTCTGGAATACTTATACGGAAAGCTGACATCAGGCAAGGTTACCCAGAAGTCGCTGGCCGCCAAGTACGGGTTGTCTCAACCGACCATCGCCAAGTGTGCAAAAGAGATATCCGCACTTGATTTACACAAATTCTAA
- a CDS encoding TRAP transporter permease, with protein MGDPIRSFTEQQSSENKAMAMLQKYDKESAFRVFHNKWLRLMISVITVAFAFYHFYTTYSPIVTLKHRSLHVAIILCLIFLLYPGRKRSSRGKLSLVDTVLGLLSLSTAGYIFIYYLDIVNRGGLPSAWDVIFGALLCVLVLEASRRVAGWELTAMAAVSVAYAYLGPYLPGDFGHRGYTFSDIFNYMYVTTEGVYGTAIAVSASYIILFIIFGAFLSKSGMGALFNDLSLALAGSSKGGPAKVGVIASAVHGSINGSAVASVVTTGAFTIPMMKRVGYKPDFAAGVEATAAVGGQILPPVMGAAAFIMAETLGMSYITIAIAAFIPAMLYYFGLLVQVHLRADKEKLEGLRKDELPRVIEVLKERGHLLLPLIILVALLVLGYTPTLVAVCTIAATIVIASFRRTSRMSIRDILQALENGVRDTLGVAAACAAVGITVGVFSLTGFGLKLANIILVLGQGSLFLTLVFTMVASIILGLGLPSIPCYIITATMAAPALAAFGVDPLSAHLFVFYFGVIANLTPPIALAAFAGAGIAGSDPQRTGWVSCKLALAGFVVPFIFIYKPAMLIHQAGAIDILLVTVASVLAIIALAAATEGYIFAELNWFTRLLLIAAGVVMMFPEYWAVGLSITVIVCVFAYQFLLKKRSTVISA; from the coding sequence ATGGGCGATCCGATCCGCTCGTTTACAGAACAGCAGAGCAGCGAAAATAAAGCCATGGCGATGCTGCAAAAGTATGATAAGGAATCAGCTTTCCGCGTTTTTCATAACAAGTGGCTGCGGCTGATGATATCGGTGATCACCGTGGCCTTTGCATTTTATCACTTCTATACAACATACTCGCCGATTGTCACCTTGAAACACCGCTCTCTGCATGTTGCCATCATACTTTGTCTGATTTTTTTGCTGTATCCCGGCCGGAAGCGTTCTTCGCGAGGGAAGTTGTCGCTGGTTGACACCGTGTTGGGGCTGCTCTCTCTTTCAACGGCGGGGTATATCTTTATCTATTATCTGGACATTGTTAACCGGGGAGGCTTGCCGTCTGCTTGGGATGTCATCTTCGGAGCATTGCTCTGCGTGCTGGTATTGGAAGCATCGCGGCGCGTGGCCGGTTGGGAATTGACGGCGATGGCTGCTGTTTCTGTCGCCTATGCTTACCTGGGCCCTTATTTGCCGGGAGATTTCGGGCATCGCGGATACACGTTTTCCGATATCTTCAACTATATGTACGTCACCACCGAGGGCGTTTACGGTACCGCTATCGCGGTATCCGCTTCTTACATTATCTTATTTATTATCTTTGGTGCGTTTCTATCCAAATCGGGGATGGGTGCCTTGTTTAATGATCTTTCACTGGCGCTGGCCGGAAGCAGCAAGGGAGGACCGGCAAAAGTGGGTGTGATCGCGAGTGCCGTGCATGGTTCCATCAATGGCTCGGCTGTGGCCAGTGTAGTGACGACAGGAGCCTTTACGATTCCGATGATGAAACGAGTTGGCTACAAACCCGATTTTGCCGCCGGAGTAGAAGCAACAGCGGCGGTTGGCGGTCAAATATTACCGCCGGTAATGGGAGCAGCCGCTTTTATCATGGCGGAGACACTGGGCATGTCTTACATTACGATTGCGATTGCGGCTTTTATCCCCGCGATGTTGTATTATTTCGGCTTATTGGTACAGGTTCATCTTCGTGCAGACAAAGAAAAGCTGGAAGGACTGCGAAAGGATGAACTGCCTCGTGTCATTGAGGTGTTAAAGGAGCGCGGCCACCTGCTGCTGCCGCTGATCATTCTCGTCGCGTTGCTGGTGTTGGGATATACTCCGACACTGGTAGCTGTATGTACCATTGCCGCGACCATCGTAATCGCTTCTTTTCGCCGCACAAGCAGGATGAGTATTCGCGATATCCTGCAGGCATTGGAAAATGGTGTCCGCGATACACTGGGTGTAGCAGCTGCCTGTGCGGCCGTAGGAATTACGGTGGGCGTGTTCAGTTTGACTGGATTTGGGCTGAAGCTGGCCAACATCATCTTGGTCTTGGGGCAGGGAAGTCTGTTTTTGACGTTAGTGTTTACGATGGTGGCCTCCATCATACTCGGCTTGGGGCTGCCGTCTATTCCCTGCTACATCATCACGGCGACAATGGCTGCTCCCGCCTTGGCTGCTTTTGGTGTGGATCCTTTGTCGGCTCATCTGTTCGTCTTCTACTTTGGCGTGATTGCCAACCTGACTCCACCCATTGCTTTAGCTGCTTTTGCCGGTGCCGGCATCGCCGGCTCCGATCCACAGCGGACAGGTTGGGTCTCCTGCAAACTAGCCCTTGCCGGCTTTGTCGTACCATTCATCTTCATCTACAAACCGGCCATGCTCATCCATCAGGCGGGTGCTATCGACATTCTTTTGGTGACTGTTGCATCGGTATTGGCGATTATCGCTCTAGCAGCGGCAACCGAGGGGTACATCTTCGCAGAGCTAAATTGGTTTACCCGACTATTATTGATCGCTGCCGGTGTGGTGATGATGTTCCCGGAGTATTGGGCAGTAGGATTATCGATAACCGTTATAGTGTGTGTGTTTGCCTACCAGTTTCTGCTCAAGAAGCGGTCTACTGTCATCTCCGCTTGA
- a CDS encoding DUF1850 domain-containing protein yields MKKRRTIFLFLLSFLLIGLWPLRCLLLIDYREQTLLGALPFSLGERFTVEWVHSVELTPWRETYTLGESGGLLLVETAFRSFGAGVPATFEQSFEIEQGWIVAKGLHAPRDDVIYLISRSDYTLTVGMRTWQITQLIAQDRSLQFSIGWRPWWYPVIHCLPREDVKANGRSDPLVYRTAEQRK; encoded by the coding sequence ATGAAGAAACGACGAACGATCTTTCTTTTTCTGCTTTCCTTCCTCCTGATAGGCCTTTGGCCTCTCCGATGCCTGTTGTTAATCGATTATCGCGAGCAAACGCTGCTTGGAGCACTGCCGTTCTCCCTGGGGGAACGTTTTACTGTGGAATGGGTTCACTCGGTGGAGTTAACGCCGTGGAGAGAAACCTACACACTAGGGGAATCAGGGGGATTGCTGCTGGTGGAGACGGCGTTTCGTTCCTTCGGAGCAGGTGTTCCCGCAACCTTTGAGCAATCCTTCGAGATAGAACAAGGATGGATCGTAGCGAAAGGCCTGCATGCGCCGCGAGATGACGTCATCTACCTGATTTCCCGGAGTGACTACACTTTGACGGTAGGGATGCGTACCTGGCAGATCACGCAGTTGATCGCGCAGGATCGTTCCCTGCAGTTTTCAATAGGATGGCGGCCATGGTGGTACCCTGTTATCCATTGCTTGCCGAGAGAGGATGTGAAAGCGAATGGGCGATCCGATCCGCTCGTTTACAGAACAGCAGAGCAGCGAAAATAA